In one window of Solanum pennellii chromosome 2, SPENNV200 DNA:
- the LOC107009627 gene encoding senescence-specific cysteine protease SAG39-like, whose product MALTINWKSAFLALAVLTMWTTEATSRELNEASMVQKHDKWMARFGRVYRDDAEKAKRFNIFKDNVDYIESINKAGMRPYKLSINGFADLTNEEFRATHNGYKPSSHQKSSITVSFRYENVTAPATMDWRKKGAVTGVKDQGQCGCCWAFSAVAATEGINEIKTGKLISLSEQELVDCDTSSDMGCEGGLMDDAFKFIIKNHGLTTESNYPYEGTDGTCKTGKKSNDAAKITGYEDVPANSESSLLSAVANQPVSVAIDASGSDFQFYSSGVFTGECGTELDHGVTAIGYGITSDGTKYWLVKNSWGTSWGENGYIRMQRGIDAKEGVCGIAMQASYPTA is encoded by the exons atggCTTTGACAATCAATTGGAAATCTGCCTTTTTAGCTCTAGCTGTGTTAACAATGTGGACTACTGAAGCCACATCTCGTGAGTTGAACGAAGCCTCGATGGTCCAGAAACACGACAAGTGGATGGCTCGCTTTGGACGTGTGTACAGAGATGATGCAGAGAAGGCAAAAAGGTTCAATATATTCAAGGACAATGTTGATTACATCGAGTCAATCAACAAGGCTGGAATGAGACCTTATAAGTTGAGCATCAATGGATTTGCAGATTTGACCAATGAGGAATTCAGAGCCACTCACAACGGATACAAACCGTCTTCTCATCAGAAGTCATCAATAACCGTATCATTCAGGTACGAAAATGTGACTGCTCCAGCTACCATGGATTGGAGAAAGAAGGGTGCTGTTACTGGAGTTAAGGATCAAGGGCAATGCG GATGTTGCTGGGCATTTTCTGCTGTTGCTGCTACTGAAGGGATCAACGAGATCAAAACTGGTAAGTTGATCTCCTTGTCTGAGCAAGAACTCGTGGACTGCGACACAAGTTCAGATATGGGATGTGAGGGAGGTCTTATGGATGATGCTTTTAAGTTCATCATCAAGAATCACGGGCTTACTACTGAATCTAATTATCCGTACGAGGGAACGGATGGCACTTGCAAAACTGGAAAGAAATCCAATGACGCTGCTAAGATTACTGGTTATGAAGATGTCCCAGCCAACAGTGAATCTTCTCTGTTGAGTGCTGTTGCTAACCAACCTGTATCAGTCGCCATTGATGCTAGTGGATCAGATTTCCAATTCTATTCTAGTGGTGTTTTCACTGGAGAATGTGGAACAGAGTTAGATCACGGTGTTACAGCAATTGGATATGGAATAACTAGTGATGGGACAAAGTATTGGTTAGTCAAAAACTCGTGGGGAACCAGCTGGGGCGAGAACGGTTACATTAGAATGCAAAGAGGCATTGATGCTAAGGAAGGAGTTTGCGGTATTGCTATGCAAGCTTCTTATCCAACTGCTTAA
- the LOC107009508 gene encoding zingipain-2, protein MQASYNNIRFPSTLTMAMKIDLMSILITLFFVISMFNTQTRGRSQPKLSVSERHELWMSRHGRVYKDEVEKGERFMIFKENMKFIESVNKAGNLSYKLGMNEFADITSQEFLAKFTGLNIPNSYLSPSPINDLSDDDMPSNLDWRESGAVTQVKNQGQCGCCWAFSAVGSLEGAYKIATGNLMEFSEQELLDCTTNNYGCNGGFMTNAFDFIKENGGISRESDYEYLGQQYTCRSQEKTAAVQISSYQVVPEGETSLLQAVTKQPVSIGIAASQDLQFYAGGTYDGSCANRINHAVTAIGYGTDEKGQKYWLLKNSWGTSWGEDGFMKIIRDSGNPAGLCDIAKVSSYPNIA, encoded by the exons ATGCAAGCTTCTTACAACAATATTCGTTTCCCTTCTACACTAACCATGGCTATGAAAATTGATTTGATGAGTATTTTAATTACACTATTCTTTGTAATTAGCATGTTTAACACTCAAACAAGAGGTCGCAGCCAGCCAAAACTATCCGTGTCTGAGAGACACGAGCTGTGGATGTCACGTCATGGACGCGTTTACAAGGACGAAGTAGAAAAAGGAGAACGAttcatgattttcaaagaaaacatgAAATTCATTGAGTCGGTCAATAAGGCAGGGAATCTGTCTTACAAGTTAGGGATGAATGAATTTGCAGATATTACTTCACAAGAGTTTTTGGCTAAATTTACTGGATTAAACATACCTAATTCATATCTTTCACCTTCTCCAATTAATGATCTtagcgatgatgacatgccgtCTAACTTGGACTGGAGAGAGTCTGGGGCTGTCACTCAAGTGAAGAATCAAGGTCAATGTG gATGTTGCTGGGCGTTTTCTGCAGTTGGATCACTAGAAGGAGCCTACAAAATTGCAACAGGCAACTTGATGGAATTCTCTGAACAGGAACTTCTCGATTGCACCACCAACAATTATGGCTGCAACGGAGGTTTTATGACGAATGCATTCgattttatcaaagaaaatgGTGGAATTTCAAGGGAATCAGATTATGAATACCTAGGTCAACAGTACACATGCAGAAGCCAAGAGAAAACAGCAGCAGTGCAAATAAGTAGTTATCAAGTCGTGCCTGAAGGTGAAACATCACTATTACAAGCCGTAACTAAACAGCCAGTGTCCATTGGAATTGCTGCTAGCCAAGATTTACAGTTTTACGCGGGAGGAACTTATGACGGAAGCTGTGCCAATCGAATTAACCATGCTGTAACAGCGATAGGATATGGAACTGATGAGAAAGGTCAGAAATATTGGTTGTTGAAGAATTCATGGGGAACAAGTTGGGGTGAGGATGGgtttatgaaaattataagaGATTCTGGGAATCCTGCAGGTCTTTGTGATATCGCCAAGGTGTCTTCTTATCCAAACATAGCATAG
- the LOC107009243 gene encoding phospholipase A1-IIgamma-like, translating into MGSMADKWEELSGKNNWEGLLNPLDLDLRKHIIQYGELAQAIYDTFITEKASKYAGASRYSMENLFTKVGLDPTKYRVTKFFYATASIPLPDGVFFVKSLSREAWSKESNFMGYIAVATDEGKVSLGRRDIVINWRGTSQTLEAINDLQFVLVPAPEVFGDGGLFQPLVHQGFYNVYTASSSRSQFNLTSARDQVMEEVKRLVEEYKNEEVSITVTGHSLGASLATLNAVDIAFNKINKASNGKEFPVTAFPFACPKVGDLQFKAAFDKIIGLRILRIRNLLDTFPLYPPIGYFDVGQELMIDTTKSPYVKAPGHLTGWHSLDMYLHGIAGTQGMGVLAGFNLEVNRDISLVNKQLDGLKDEYCIPVNWWVEKNKGMVQQEDGSWLLLDRDDYDF; encoded by the exons ATGGGTAGCATGGCTGATAAATGGGAGGAACTCAGTGGGAAAAACAATTGGGAAGGATTATTAAACCCCTTGGATCTTGATCTTCGTAAACATATCATTCAATACGGAGAATTGGCTCAAGCAATCTATGACACTTTCATTACAGAAAAAGCGTCTAAATATGCGGGAGCTAGCAGATACTCTATGGAAAACCTTTTTACTAAGGTTGGACTTGACCCAACCAAGTATCGTGTGACCAAATTTTTCTATGCTACTGCATCCATTCCACTTCCTGATGGTGTTTTCTTCGTGAAATCATTGTCAAGAGAAGCATGGAGTAAGGAATCAAATTTTATGGGATATATTGCTGTAGCTACTGATGAGGGTAAAGTTTCACTAGGAAGAAGGGATATTGTGATTAATTGGAGAGGAACAAGTCAGACACTGGAGGCTATTAATGACCTTCAATTTGTACTTGTTCCAGCACCAGAAGTATTTGGTGATGGAGGTTTGTTTCAACCTTTGGTGCATCAGGGCTTCTATAATGTCTATACAGCATCCAGTTCAAGATCACAGTTTAATCTGACTAGTGCCAGAGATCAG gtaATGGAAGAAGTGAAAAGATTGGTGGAGGAATATAAGAATGAAGAGGTGAGCATAACTGTGACTGGACACAGCCTTGGTGCATCACTTGCAACTCTGAATGCAGTTGACATAGCTttcaataaaatcaacaaaGCAAGTAATGGCAAAGAGTTCCCAGTCACTGCTTTTCCATTCGCATGTCCTAAAGTTGGAGATCTCCAATTTAAGGCAGCATTTGACAAAATAATAGGGCTTCGTATTTTGAGAATTCGTAACTTATTGGATACTTTTCCTTTATACCCACCTATTGGATATTTTGACGTTGGGCAGGAGCTAATGATTGACACCACAAAATCTCCCTATGTGAAGGCTCCTGGACACCTTACTGGCTGGCATTCGCTAGATATGTACTTGCATGGAATCGCTGGCACTCAAGGTATGGGAGTTTTAGCAGGTTTTAATTTAGAGGTGAATCGTGATATCTCACTTGTCAACAAGCAGTTGGACGGATTGAAAGATGAATATTGCATTCCTGTGAATTGGTGGGTTGAGAAAAACAAAGGAATGGTTCAACAAGAAGATGGATCTTGGCTTCTCTTGGATCGCGATGATTATGACTTCTGA
- the LOC107009244 gene encoding phospholipase A1-IIgamma-like gives MTEKWEELSGKNNWEGLLHPLDIDLRKYIIHYGELAQATYDTFITERASKYAGASRYSMENLFTKVGLDPFKYRVTKYFYATASIPLPDGFIVKSLSREAWSKESNFMGYIAVATDEGKISLGRRDIVINWRGTMQKLEWVNDLQFLLVPAPEVFGDGGLLPLFQPLVHHGFYNVYTSSSSRSQFNLTSARDQVIEEVKRLVEEYKNEEVSITVTGHSLGASLATLNAVDIAFNKINKASNGKEFPVTAFPFASPKVGDLQFKAAFDKIKSLRVLKIHNLLDIVPKYPPIGYFDVGKELMIDTTKSPYVKPPGEPVSWHLLEPYLHGVAGTQGLGLLAGFKLEVNRDISLVNKQWDVLKDEYCIPGLWWVEKNKGMVQQADGSWLMLDRDEYDF, from the exons ATGACTGAAAAATGGGAGGAACTTAGTGGTAAAAACAATTGGGAAGGTCTATTACACCCCTTGGATATTGATCTTCgtaaatacatcattcattacGGAGAATTGGCTCAAGCAACTTATGACACTTTTATTACAGAAAGAGCGTCTAAATATGCAGGAGCTAGCAGATACTCAATGGAAAATCTTTTTACTAAGGTTGGACTTGACCCATTCAAGTATCGTGTGACCAAATATTTCTATGCTACTGCATCCATTCCACTTCCTGATGGTTTCATCGTGAAATCATTGTCAAGGGAAGCATGGAGTAAGGAATCAAATTTTATGGGATATATTGCTGTAGCTACTGATGAGGGTAAAATTTCGCTAGGAAGAAGGGATATTGTGATTAATTGGAGAGGAACTATGCAGAAGCTGGAGTGGGTTAATGATCTTCAATTTTTACTTGTCCCAGCACCAGAAGTATTTGGTGATGGAGGTTTGCTTCCTTTGTTTCAACCTTTGGTGCATCATGGCTTTTACAATGTTTATACATCATCGAGTTCACGATCACAGTTTAATCTGACTAGTGCCAGAGATCAG GTAATTGAAGAAGTGAAAAGATTGGTTGAGGAATATAAGAATGAAGAGGTGAGCATAACTGTGACGGGACATAGCCTAGGTGCATCACTTGCAACTCTAAATGCAGTTGACATAGCTttcaataaaatcaacaaaGCAAGTAATGGCAAAGAGTTCCCAGTCACTGCTTTTCCATTTGCAAGTCCTAAAGTTGGGGATCTCCAATTTAAGGCAGCATTTGACAAAATTAAAAGCCTTCGTGTTTTGAAAATTCATAACTTATTGGATATTGTTCCGAAATACCCACCTATTGGATATTTTGACGTTGGGAAGGAGCTAATGATTGACACCACAAAATCTCCCTATGTGAAACCTCCAGGAGAACCTGTGAGCTGGCATTTGCTGGAGCCATACTTGCATGGAGTCGCTGGAACTCAAGGTTTAGGACTTTTAGCAGGTTTTAAACTAGAGGTGAATCGCGATATCTCACTTGTTAACAAGCAGTGGGACGTATTGAAAGATGAATATTGCATTCCTGGGCTTTGGTGGGTTGAGAAAAACAAAGGAATGGTTCAACAAGCAGATGGATCTTGGCTTATGTTGGATCGCGATGAATATGACTTCTGA